The following are from one region of the Plutella xylostella chromosome 21, ilPluXylo3.1, whole genome shotgun sequence genome:
- the LOC125490185 gene encoding uncharacterized protein LOC125490185, whose protein sequence is MHVGCRIDNTSVNNISYVDDMVLLSPSVRALRKLLGACESYAAEHGLRYNATKSELMVFKAGSKCPAEVPPVVLGGAPLKRVKSFKYLGHIVTEDLSDDADMERERRALAIRANMIAHSLWSKYTRKSFSALRVQYNNSLRVLLRLGRRCSASGMFAAARTDCFYTVLRKRCASTLARLRSSCNSILAVIADSSVKPGA, encoded by the exons ATGCATGTCGGATGTCGTATAGATAACACTAGCGTCAATAACATCAGCTACGTAGACGATATGGTGTTGCTGAGCCCGTCCGTGAGGGCCCTGAGGAAGTTGTTGGGCGCGTGTGAGTCGTACGCCGCGGAGCATGGCCTGCGGTACAACGCGACTAAGAGCGAGCTCATGGTGTTCAAGGCCGGCTCTAAATGTCCCGCGGAGGTGCCGCCGGTGGTGCTCGGCGGCGCGCCGCTCAAGCGGGTGAAGTCGTTCAAATACTTAGGCCATATTGTTACCGAGGATTTGAGCGACGACGCCGATATGGAAAGGGAGCGAAGGGCGCTGGCAATCAGAGCAAATATGATAGCCCACAG CCTGTGGTCTAAATATACTCGAAAGTCGTTTAGCGCCCTTCGCGTCCAATACAATAACTCGTTGAGGGTGTTGTTGCGGCTGGGGCGCCGCTGCAGCGCGTCGGGCATGTTCGCGGCGGCGCGCACAGACTGCTTCTACACGGTGCTGCGCAAGCGCTGCGCCTCCACACTCGCCAGGCTGCGCTCCAGTTGCAACAGCATTCTCGCCGTTATAGCAGACAG